One window of Cryobacterium arcticum genomic DNA carries:
- the ald gene encoding alanine dehydrogenase — MRICVPKEIKDNEFRVAITPAGVHDLVLHGHEVLIETGAGLGSSITDDQFSAAGAAILPDAVSTWSAAELLLKVKEPVPSEYGYFRADLVLFTYLHLAAEAGLTRALLDAGVTAIAYETVQLPTRALPLLAPMSEVAGRLAPIVGANAMLKPNGGPGLLVPGVPGTHPARVTVLGGGVAGTAAMQVAIGLGAEVTVLDTNLFRLRELDTLHYGRVKTIASNAFEIETALLQSDLVIGSVLIPGARAPKLVSNELVSRMKAGSVLVDIAVDQGGCFADTHPTTHTEPTFTVHGSLFYCVANMPGAVPSTSTYALTNATLPYVRAIANRGWVDALRADASLALGLNTFGGVLTSAPVATAHALPLTPLAEVLAAPAG; from the coding sequence ATGCGGATTTGTGTACCGAAAGAGATCAAGGACAACGAGTTCCGGGTGGCGATCACGCCCGCCGGGGTGCACGACCTGGTGCTGCACGGCCATGAGGTGCTGATCGAAACCGGCGCAGGGCTGGGGTCGTCGATCACCGACGACCAGTTCTCAGCGGCCGGCGCCGCGATCCTGCCCGATGCCGTCTCCACCTGGTCGGCGGCCGAGCTGCTGCTCAAGGTGAAGGAGCCGGTGCCGAGCGAATACGGGTACTTCCGGGCCGACCTGGTGCTCTTCACCTATCTCCATCTGGCCGCCGAGGCGGGCCTCACCCGGGCGCTGCTCGACGCTGGAGTCACCGCCATCGCGTACGAGACCGTGCAGCTGCCGACCCGGGCGCTGCCCCTGCTGGCGCCCATGAGCGAGGTCGCCGGACGTCTGGCGCCCATCGTCGGGGCCAACGCCATGCTCAAGCCCAACGGTGGCCCCGGTCTGCTGGTGCCCGGCGTGCCCGGCACGCATCCGGCCCGGGTCACCGTCCTGGGTGGCGGTGTCGCCGGAACCGCCGCGATGCAGGTGGCGATCGGGCTGGGCGCGGAGGTCACTGTCCTCGACACCAATCTCTTCAGGTTGCGCGAGTTGGACACCCTGCATTACGGCCGGGTGAAGACCATCGCGTCGAATGCCTTCGAGATCGAGACCGCGCTGCTGCAATCCGATCTGGTGATCGGGTCGGTCCTCATTCCCGGCGCCCGGGCGCCCAAACTCGTCAGCAACGAGCTGGTGTCGCGCATGAAGGCCGGAAGCGTGCTCGTGGACATCGCGGTGGACCAGGGCGGCTGCTTCGCTGACACCCACCCCACCACGCACACCGAGCCCACCTTCACGGTGCACGGTTCGCTGTTCTACTGCGTGGCCAACATGCCGGGCGCCGTGCCGAGCACGTCGACGTATGCGCTCACCAACGCGACGCTGCCCTATGTGCGTGCCATCGCGAACCGGGGGTGGGTGGATGCGTTGCGCGCCGACGCGTCCCTGGCGCTGGGGCTGAACACATTCGGCGGGGTGCTCACCAGTGCCCCGGTCGCCACGGCACACGCCCTGCCGCTCACGCCCCTGGCCGAGGTGCTCGCCGCACCGGCCGGTTAG
- a CDS encoding ABC transporter substrate-binding protein → MALPADPMIRQLVQQAQRAQMGRRALLAGAGAGAAALALAACSTGSAARPTAATDKSASEKTLRWDNWALYIDVDDAGNYPTLEAFTAETGIKVNYTEAVDDNNTYYGKVKDQLALGKDIGADTVCLTDWMVGRLARFGYLQELDHANIPNLANLLPNLKDVDFDPGRELSVPWQGGFAGICWNKEKFPDGITSVEQLWSTPELKGRVGVLSEMRDTMGLIMLDAGVDISGDWGDDDFTAAIEVLKKQVSDGQVRNIKGNSYKEDLVNGDSLAAIVWSGDIVQLNAENGDKWGFVVPDKGGTIWNDNFVVPIGSAHKANAEALINYYYDPAVAAEVAAYVNFITPVAGAKEAAMEIDPELADNPLIFPDDATLAKAKVFRTLTGAEEQTYGAEFQSILLGA, encoded by the coding sequence ATGGCCCTGCCCGCAGACCCGATGATCCGTCAACTCGTACAGCAGGCCCAGCGCGCCCAGATGGGGCGCCGCGCTCTCCTGGCCGGCGCGGGTGCCGGTGCGGCAGCCCTGGCGCTCGCCGCCTGTTCCACAGGCAGTGCGGCCAGGCCCACCGCGGCCACCGACAAGTCGGCGAGCGAGAAGACCCTGCGCTGGGACAACTGGGCGCTCTACATCGACGTGGACGACGCCGGCAACTACCCCACCCTCGAGGCGTTCACGGCGGAGACCGGCATCAAGGTGAATTACACCGAGGCCGTCGATGACAACAACACGTACTACGGCAAGGTGAAGGACCAGCTGGCCCTGGGCAAGGACATCGGCGCCGACACGGTATGCCTCACCGACTGGATGGTCGGCCGGCTCGCCCGGTTCGGTTACCTGCAGGAACTCGACCACGCCAACATCCCCAACCTTGCCAATCTGCTGCCCAACCTGAAGGATGTCGACTTCGACCCGGGCCGGGAGCTGTCGGTGCCGTGGCAGGGCGGCTTCGCCGGTATCTGCTGGAACAAGGAGAAGTTCCCCGACGGCATCACGTCTGTCGAACAGCTGTGGAGCACACCCGAACTCAAGGGCCGCGTCGGCGTGCTCTCCGAGATGCGCGACACCATGGGCCTGATCATGCTCGACGCGGGCGTCGACATCTCCGGCGACTGGGGTGACGACGACTTCACCGCCGCGATCGAGGTGCTCAAGAAGCAGGTCAGCGACGGCCAGGTGCGCAACATCAAGGGCAACTCCTACAAGGAAGACCTCGTCAACGGCGACAGCCTCGCCGCCATCGTGTGGTCGGGCGACATCGTGCAGCTGAACGCCGAGAACGGCGACAAGTGGGGGTTCGTGGTGCCCGACAAGGGCGGCACCATCTGGAACGACAACTTCGTCGTGCCGATCGGCTCCGCGCACAAGGCCAACGCCGAAGCGCTCATCAACTACTACTACGACCCCGCCGTGGCCGCCGAGGTCGCCGCGTACGTCAACTTCATCACCCCGGTGGCCGGGGCCAAGGAGGCGGCCATGGAGATCGACCCCGAACTGGCCGACAACCCGTTGATCTTCCCCGACGACGCCACCCTCGCCAAGGCCAAGGTGTTCCGCACCCTCACCGGCGCCGAAGAACAGACCTACGGGGCAGAGTTCCAGAGCATCCTGCTGGGAGCCTGA
- a CDS encoding ABC transporter ATP-binding protein gives MATGAFADRGADLELVGIQKRFPGFTAIEHLNLVIPAGSFFALLGPSGCGKTTTLRLVAGLEDPTGGRILIGGQDVTGQKAYQRPVNTVFQSYALFPHMTVLENVAFGLRRRKIADAVAKAHEALRLVELDHLAARKPVQLSGGQQQRVALARAIVNRPALLLLDEPLGALDLKLRRQMQLELKTIQEEVGLTFLHVTHDQEEAMTMADTIAVMNKGRIEQMGTPELLYELPRTAFVANFLGQSNLFTGAVVGETSTSIAVDVAGRSIVVPKARSHRHAGDVTVGVRPEKITLHRQKPEPDPAHNVIGPGRVTDVSFTGVSTQYLVTVPGVGTIIVFEQNRSFGPVEGEGDEVWMTWNVEHGFGLDDDPAGPDPKFVADTTTKSIAAQRRAALVTELEEA, from the coding sequence GTGGCCACCGGAGCGTTCGCCGACCGCGGCGCCGACCTCGAACTCGTCGGCATCCAGAAACGGTTCCCCGGCTTCACCGCCATCGAACACCTCAACCTGGTCATCCCGGCCGGTTCGTTCTTCGCCCTGCTCGGCCCCTCCGGCTGCGGCAAGACCACCACCCTGCGGCTCGTGGCGGGGCTGGAAGACCCCACCGGCGGGCGCATCCTGATCGGCGGCCAGGACGTCACCGGGCAGAAGGCCTACCAACGCCCGGTGAACACGGTGTTCCAGAGCTACGCACTGTTCCCGCACATGACCGTGCTCGAGAACGTGGCGTTCGGCCTGCGCCGGCGCAAGATCGCGGATGCCGTGGCCAAAGCCCACGAGGCGCTGCGACTGGTGGAACTCGACCACCTGGCCGCCCGCAAACCCGTGCAGCTCTCCGGCGGGCAGCAGCAGCGGGTGGCGCTGGCCCGTGCCATCGTGAACCGGCCGGCGCTCTTGCTGCTCGACGAACCGCTCGGCGCGCTCGACCTCAAGCTCCGCCGCCAGATGCAACTCGAGCTCAAGACCATCCAGGAGGAGGTCGGCCTCACGTTCCTGCACGTCACCCACGACCAGGAGGAGGCCATGACCATGGCCGATACCATCGCGGTGATGAACAAGGGCCGCATCGAGCAGATGGGCACCCCCGAACTGCTCTACGAGCTGCCGCGCACGGCCTTCGTGGCCAACTTCCTCGGCCAGTCCAACCTCTTCACCGGGGCCGTGGTGGGGGAGACCAGCACCTCGATAGCCGTCGACGTTGCCGGGCGCAGCATCGTGGTGCCCAAGGCCCGCTCGCACCGGCACGCCGGTGATGTCACCGTGGGGGTCCGGCCCGAGAAGATCACCCTGCATCGGCAGAAGCCGGAGCCGGACCCCGCCCACAACGTGATCGGCCCCGGCCGGGTGACGGATGTGTCGTTCACCGGAGTGAGCACCCAGTACCTCGTCACGGTGCCCGGGGTGGGCACCATCATCGTGTTCGAACAGAACCGCTCCTTCGGCCCCGTCGAGGGCGAGGGCGACGAGGTCTGGATGACCTGGAACGTGGAACACGGCTTCGGCCTGGACGACGACCCGGCAGGGCCGGACCCCAAGTTCGTCGCCGACACCACCACCAAGAGCATCGCGGCGCAGCGCCGGGCCGCCCTCGTCACGGAGCTCGAGGAGGCCTAG
- a CDS encoding ABC transporter permease has protein sequence MAFAAFSSTAAPPADAPPRRRSNVALLLLLPGILYLVLFFLAPLVSLILTSLQAPTEFGDIGMYSYAFRWENYVAVIEQYWPHILRSFGYAIVATVLALAFSYPLAYFIGVTARKWPLLQSLMLVLVIAPFFISFLLRTLAWKQILSDESFLVTSLKAVSLLAPDAHLTGTAFSVIFGLTYNFIPFMTLPLYTTLERLDLRYLEAGNDLYASGFHTFRTVTIPLSMPGIVAGTLLTFIPAAGDYINASRDFLGGADTQMIGNVIEANFLVLLNYPAAAALSIILMTVILVIVGVYVKRSGTEELL, from the coding sequence ATGGCCTTCGCCGCGTTCTCCAGCACGGCAGCACCGCCCGCCGATGCGCCGCCGCGCCGCCGCAGCAACGTGGCGCTGCTCCTGCTGCTGCCCGGAATCCTCTACCTGGTGCTGTTCTTCCTGGCCCCGCTGGTGTCACTGATCCTCACGTCCCTGCAGGCGCCGACCGAGTTCGGCGACATCGGCATGTACAGCTACGCGTTCCGGTGGGAGAACTACGTGGCGGTGATCGAGCAGTACTGGCCGCACATCCTGCGCTCGTTCGGCTACGCCATCGTCGCCACGGTGCTGGCGCTGGCGTTCAGCTACCCGCTGGCGTACTTCATCGGGGTCACGGCCCGCAAATGGCCTCTGCTGCAGAGCCTGATGCTGGTGCTCGTGATCGCACCGTTCTTCATCAGCTTCCTGCTGCGCACCCTGGCCTGGAAGCAGATCCTCTCCGACGAGTCGTTCCTCGTGACATCGCTCAAGGCGGTGTCGCTGCTGGCGCCGGATGCGCACCTCACCGGCACGGCGTTCTCGGTGATCTTCGGGCTGACCTACAACTTCATCCCGTTCATGACGCTGCCGCTCTACACCACCCTGGAGCGACTGGACCTGCGCTACCTGGAGGCCGGCAACGACCTGTACGCCAGCGGGTTCCACACCTTCCGCACCGTCACCATCCCACTGTCGATGCCCGGCATCGTGGCCGGCACGCTGCTCACCTTCATCCCCGCTGCCGGCGACTACATCAACGCCAGCCGCGACTTCCTCGGCGGGGCGGATACCCAGATGATCGGCAATGTGATCGAGGCGAACTTCCTCGTGCTGTTGAACTACCCGGCGGCAGCGGCCCTGTCGATCATCCTGATGACCGTGATCCTCGTGATCGTGGGCGTCTACGTGAAGAGAAGCGGAACGGAGGAACTGCTGTGA
- a CDS encoding ABC transporter permease: MTRFSLGKWLLPVYSALALIFLMIPIVYTFVFSFNDSLKSNITWRGFTFDKWLNVCAVQNGAVCEAFGNSLIIGVVATVIATTLGTMIAIALVRYRFRFRAGTSLLLFLPMATPEVVLGAGLAAQFLSLGVPKDMLTIILAHTMFCISFVVVTVKARVAGLDPALEEAGRDLYGSPAQVFARITFPLLLPGILAAALLSFALSFDDFIITNFNSGAVTTFPKYIYISASRGIPAEANVIASAVFILALVIVVTAQVSAAARAKRQARQG; this comes from the coding sequence GTGACCCGATTCTCGCTGGGCAAGTGGCTACTGCCGGTCTATTCGGCGCTCGCGCTGATCTTCCTGATGATCCCGATCGTCTACACCTTCGTCTTCTCGTTCAATGACTCGCTCAAGTCCAACATCACCTGGCGCGGCTTCACCTTCGACAAGTGGCTCAACGTCTGCGCGGTGCAGAACGGCGCGGTCTGCGAGGCCTTCGGAAACAGCCTGATCATCGGGGTGGTGGCCACCGTGATCGCCACGACGCTGGGCACCATGATCGCGATCGCCCTGGTGCGTTACCGGTTCCGGTTCCGGGCCGGCACCAGCCTGCTCCTGTTCCTGCCGATGGCGACCCCCGAGGTGGTGCTCGGCGCCGGTCTGGCCGCACAGTTCCTGTCGCTGGGGGTGCCCAAGGACATGCTCACGATCATCCTGGCGCACACGATGTTCTGCATCAGCTTCGTCGTGGTGACCGTGAAGGCCCGCGTGGCCGGACTCGACCCGGCGCTGGAGGAGGCGGGGCGCGACCTGTACGGCTCGCCCGCCCAGGTGTTCGCCCGGATCACCTTCCCGCTGCTGCTGCCCGGCATCCTCGCCGCCGCGCTGCTGTCGTTCGCGCTGAGCTTCGACGATTTCATCATCACGAACTTCAACTCGGGGGCGGTGACCACGTTCCCCAAGTACATCTACATTTCGGCGTCACGCGGTATCCCCGCCGAGGCGAATGTGATCGCGTCGGCGGTGTTCATCCTGGCCCTGGTGATCGTGGTGACCGCGCAGGTATCCGCGGCCGCCCGGGCCAAGCGTCAGGCCCGCCAGGGCTAA
- a CDS encoding asparaginase, producing the protein MTSTTSSAAFGAAGPSGSAGTIEVIDSVELAVVERSGFIESRHAGAAVLLGSDGAVLRALGDVNAPVFPRSSMKPFQAIAVMASGVVLRGEDAAIATSSHSGTQKHTDLVRGLLARAGLSEADLGCTPTWPGDSATRDGLVRQGAGPAPIYSDCSGKHAAMLVACVQNHWPIVGYLDPEHPLQKRILDVVERFTGERPTASGVDGCGAPVHALSLTALARGIARIATSKSTSPFAIYREAGFLAEAVRENGWVIAGPGLPDSIAIERLGLFVKGGAEGIMVASADNGMTVALKILDGNLRAATIVALSLLADAGAVPRSEVDAIIPELKLAVFGGGQPIGQIRASYV; encoded by the coding sequence GTGACGAGCACCACGAGTTCCGCCGCATTCGGTGCGGCCGGCCCCTCCGGCAGCGCGGGAACCATCGAGGTGATCGACTCGGTTGAGCTCGCCGTCGTCGAACGGTCCGGTTTCATCGAATCCCGGCACGCCGGCGCGGCCGTACTTCTCGGCAGTGACGGCGCCGTGCTGCGCGCGCTCGGCGACGTCAACGCGCCGGTGTTCCCGCGCTCGTCGATGAAGCCGTTCCAGGCCATCGCGGTCATGGCCAGCGGCGTCGTGCTGCGCGGGGAGGATGCCGCGATCGCGACGTCCAGCCACTCCGGCACCCAGAAGCACACCGACCTGGTGCGTGGGCTGCTCGCCCGCGCCGGTCTCTCCGAGGCCGACCTCGGCTGCACGCCCACCTGGCCGGGAGACTCCGCCACCCGGGACGGCCTCGTGCGCCAGGGCGCCGGCCCCGCCCCGATCTACTCCGACTGCTCGGGCAAGCACGCGGCGATGCTCGTCGCCTGCGTGCAGAACCACTGGCCGATCGTGGGCTACCTCGACCCGGAGCATCCGCTGCAGAAGCGCATTCTCGACGTCGTGGAGCGCTTCACCGGCGAACGTCCGACTGCCTCGGGCGTCGACGGATGCGGCGCCCCCGTGCACGCACTCTCCCTCACGGCACTGGCCCGCGGCATCGCCCGCATTGCCACGTCCAAGTCGACTTCGCCCTTCGCCATCTACCGTGAGGCCGGCTTCCTGGCCGAGGCCGTGCGGGAGAACGGCTGGGTCATTGCCGGCCCCGGGCTGCCGGACTCGATCGCGATCGAGCGTCTGGGCCTGTTCGTCAAGGGCGGCGCAGAGGGCATCATGGTGGCCTCGGCCGACAACGGCATGACCGTGGCGCTGAAGATCCTCGACGGCAACCTGCGGGCGGCCACCATCGTGGCGCTGAGCCTGCTGGCGGATGCCGGCGCGGTGCCCCGCTCCGAGGTCGACGCCATCATCCCCGAGCTCAAGCTCGCGGTCTTCGGCGGCGGCCAGCCCATCGGGCAGATCCGCGCCAGCTACGTCTGA
- the gabT gene encoding 4-aminobutyrate--2-oxoglutarate transaminase yields MTDTLTDSAASSSTPAPVYSVSQERKIVTAIPGPRSTEMHQRRLAAVSTGVSSALPVYIKKASGAIVVDLDDNQFIDLGAGIGVTTVGHSETSVVAAATDQLGDFVHTLFTITPYEEYVRVAELLAAHTPGSFAKKSVLINSGAEAVENGVKIARKYTGRRAVAVLDHAYHGRTVLTMAMNYKAAPYATGYGPLASDVYHAPNSYPYHDGLTGEQAAARTIAYLEKVIGASDLACLVVEPIQGEGGFMVPAEGYLPLLQEWCTANGVVMIADEIQSGMARTGAYFASEHFGWEPDLVLVAKGIAGGMPLAAVTGRAEILDASQPGGLGGTFGGNPVACAAAIAVFDAIERNNLLAEGQRIEKTLRAGLTALADKHDIIGDIRGRGAMIAIELVQPGTQTTTKAPNAAAVTAIAAYAAQHGVLLLTAGTYGNVLRFLPSLAVTDALLADALSVIDDAMATL; encoded by the coding sequence ATGACTGACACGTTGACTGACTCCGCTGCCTCCTCCTCCACCCCGGCTCCCGTGTATTCGGTGAGCCAGGAACGCAAGATCGTCACTGCGATCCCGGGTCCGCGTTCCACGGAGATGCACCAGCGACGCCTGGCTGCGGTGTCCACGGGCGTCAGCTCCGCCCTGCCCGTGTACATCAAGAAAGCCAGCGGCGCCATCGTCGTCGACCTCGACGACAACCAGTTCATCGACCTCGGCGCCGGAATCGGTGTGACCACCGTCGGACACTCCGAGACCAGCGTCGTCGCCGCCGCGACCGACCAGCTGGGTGATTTCGTGCACACCCTCTTCACCATCACCCCGTACGAGGAATACGTGCGCGTCGCCGAACTGCTCGCGGCCCACACCCCCGGCAGCTTCGCCAAGAAGAGCGTGCTGATCAACTCCGGCGCTGAGGCCGTGGAGAACGGCGTGAAGATCGCCCGCAAGTACACCGGCCGCCGCGCGGTTGCCGTGCTCGACCACGCCTACCACGGCCGCACCGTGCTCACCATGGCGATGAACTACAAGGCGGCGCCCTACGCCACCGGCTACGGCCCGCTCGCCAGCGACGTGTACCACGCCCCCAATTCCTACCCGTACCACGACGGCCTCACCGGTGAGCAGGCCGCGGCCCGCACCATCGCGTACCTCGAGAAGGTCATCGGCGCCAGCGACCTGGCCTGCCTCGTGGTCGAACCGATCCAGGGCGAGGGCGGCTTCATGGTTCCCGCCGAGGGCTACCTGCCGCTGCTGCAGGAATGGTGCACCGCCAACGGCGTCGTCATGATCGCCGACGAGATCCAGAGCGGCATGGCCCGCACCGGCGCCTACTTCGCCAGCGAGCACTTCGGCTGGGAACCCGACCTGGTGCTCGTGGCCAAGGGCATCGCCGGCGGCATGCCGCTGGCCGCCGTGACCGGCCGCGCCGAGATCCTCGACGCGTCCCAGCCCGGCGGCCTCGGCGGCACCTTCGGTGGCAACCCCGTCGCCTGCGCCGCCGCGATCGCCGTGTTCGACGCGATCGAGCGCAACAATCTCCTGGCCGAGGGCCAGCGCATCGAGAAGACCCTCCGCGCCGGTCTGACCGCACTGGCCGACAAGCACGACATCATCGGCGACATCCGCGGCCGCGGCGCCATGATCGCCATCGAGCTCGTGCAGCCCGGCACCCAGACGACGACCAAGGCGCCCAACGCCGCCGCCGTCACCGCGATCGCCGCTTACGCGGCTCAGCACGGTGTGCTGCTGCTCACCGCGGGCACCTACGGCAACGTGCTGCGGTTCCTGCCCAGCCTGGCCGTCACGGATGCCCTGCTGGCCGACGCCCTGTCGGTCATCGACGACGCGATGGCGACACTGTAA
- a CDS encoding OsmC family protein: MIGAHHYAVQTQWTGNRGTGTSSYRTYGREHTLTSAGKEPIAGSADRTFHGNADRWNPEELLLAALSQCHMLSYLHVAVNHGVIVVDYSDDAIGTMAQTADGGGHFTAATLRPRVTIADPDQAELAESLHAEAAKACFIAASVNFPVGHEAVTIVAAPASVL; encoded by the coding sequence ATGATCGGTGCACATCACTACGCCGTGCAGACCCAGTGGACCGGCAACCGGGGCACCGGCACGAGCAGCTACCGCACCTATGGCCGGGAGCACACCCTCACCTCCGCCGGTAAGGAGCCGATCGCCGGTTCGGCCGATCGCACCTTCCACGGCAACGCCGACCGGTGGAACCCCGAGGAGCTGCTCCTGGCCGCCCTCAGCCAGTGCCACATGCTGTCCTACCTGCACGTGGCCGTGAACCACGGGGTGATCGTGGTCGACTACTCCGACGATGCGATCGGCACCATGGCGCAGACGGCGGATGGTGGCGGTCACTTCACCGCCGCAACCCTGCGCCCCCGGGTCACCATCGCCGACCCGGACCAGGCCGAACTCGCCGAGTCCCTGCACGCCGAGGCGGCCAAGGCCTGTTTCATCGCGGCGTCGGTCAACTTCCCGGTGGGCCACGAAGCGGTCACCATCGTGGCCGCACCGGCCTCGGTGCTCTAG
- a CDS encoding aminotransferase class III-fold pyridoxal phosphate-dependent enzyme, protein MSSSFSVSQERKLVTALPGPRSIALQERRVRAVSAGAGTLANIYMDHGAGAILVDVDGNQIIDLGCGIGVTTIGHAHPEVAAAAAAQAGKLTHTLFTVTPYENYVRVAEKLAEITPGDFEKHSILVNTGAEAVENAVKIARKYTGRRAIVSLDHAFHGRTNLTMAMTYRPWPERVGMGPFPGEIYSVPTSYPYQDGLSGEEAAEKTIDYIQTHIGASEIAAFFVEPIQGDGGIVIPAPGYFKRLSEFCTENGIVFVSDEIQAGIARTGAWYGIEHHGVVPDLVTTAKGIAGGFPLAAVTGRAEIMDAVQPGGIGGTFGGNPVSTAAALAVFDIIERDNLIDEAKRVEKALWARIGDWADKFDIVGDVRGKGAMFGVELVHPGTKKPFPEALAFVLKHATTNGVIALDAGSWDSVLRIMPSVVISEALIDDAASVLEEAFTLFQAAQQ, encoded by the coding sequence ATGTCTTCTTCCTTCTCGGTCAGCCAGGAGCGCAAGCTCGTCACCGCCCTCCCGGGCCCACGGTCAATCGCGCTGCAGGAACGACGCGTTCGCGCCGTGTCTGCCGGCGCAGGCACCCTCGCGAACATCTACATGGACCACGGCGCGGGAGCGATCCTGGTCGACGTCGACGGCAACCAGATCATCGACCTGGGCTGCGGCATCGGCGTGACCACCATCGGCCACGCCCACCCCGAGGTGGCCGCGGCCGCCGCCGCGCAGGCCGGCAAGCTCACCCACACGCTCTTCACCGTCACCCCGTACGAGAACTACGTGCGCGTGGCCGAGAAGCTCGCCGAGATCACCCCCGGTGACTTCGAGAAGCACTCGATCCTGGTCAACACCGGAGCCGAAGCCGTGGAGAACGCGGTGAAGATCGCCCGCAAGTACACCGGCCGCCGCGCCATCGTGAGCCTGGACCACGCCTTCCACGGCCGCACCAACCTCACCATGGCGATGACCTACCGCCCGTGGCCGGAGCGCGTGGGCATGGGCCCGTTCCCCGGTGAGATCTACAGCGTTCCCACCAGCTACCCGTACCAGGACGGCCTGTCCGGCGAGGAAGCGGCCGAGAAGACCATCGACTACATCCAGACGCACATCGGCGCCTCGGAGATCGCGGCGTTCTTCGTCGAGCCGATCCAGGGCGACGGCGGCATCGTCATCCCCGCCCCCGGCTACTTCAAGCGACTGAGCGAGTTCTGCACCGAGAACGGCATCGTCTTCGTCTCCGACGAGATCCAGGCCGGCATCGCCCGCACCGGAGCCTGGTACGGCATCGAGCACCACGGTGTGGTGCCCGACCTGGTCACCACGGCCAAGGGCATCGCCGGCGGTTTCCCGCTGGCCGCCGTCACCGGCCGCGCCGAGATCATGGACGCCGTGCAGCCCGGCGGCATCGGCGGCACCTTCGGCGGCAACCCGGTCTCGACCGCGGCGGCCCTGGCGGTGTTCGACATCATCGAGCGCGACAACCTGATCGACGAGGCCAAGCGCGTGGAGAAGGCCCTCTGGGCCCGCATCGGCGACTGGGCAGACAAATTCGACATCGTCGGCGACGTGCGCGGCAAGGGCGCCATGTTCGGCGTGGAGCTCGTGCACCCCGGCACCAAGAAGCCGTTCCCCGAGGCGCTCGCGTTCGTGCTCAAGCACGCCACCACCAACGGCGTCATCGCACTGGATGCCGGCAGCTGGGACTCCGTGCTGCGGATCATGCCGTCTGTGGTCATCTCCGAAGCCCTCATCGACGACGCCGCCTCGGTGCTCGAAGAGGCCTTCACGCTGTTCCAGGCCGCCCAGCAGTAG
- a CDS encoding metalloregulator ArsR/SmtB family transcription factor: MSRNNEEGIFDALANSNRRRILQFLRDKDFVRAGDIARDLEIGHSTLSAHLKVLRHADLVVSRRQGTEIQYRANLTVIEEAIVALSRLRRDDGPQDPPTRGKES; this comes from the coding sequence ATGTCACGAAATAACGAAGAGGGGATCTTTGATGCCTTGGCGAACAGCAACCGCCGCCGCATTCTGCAGTTTCTTCGTGACAAAGACTTCGTTCGCGCCGGCGACATCGCCCGTGATCTGGAGATCGGACACTCAACACTTTCCGCCCACCTCAAGGTGCTTCGTCACGCCGACCTGGTGGTCTCCCGACGGCAAGGAACTGAAATTCAATACCGAGCAAACCTGACGGTCATTGAAGAAGCGATCGTTGCCCTGTCGAGATTGCGTCGTGATGACGGACCACAGGATCCACCGACCCGAGGAAAAGAGAGCTGA
- a CDS encoding DUF7010 family protein, giving the protein MDEVESPELMSIAGAQADVRRIFRGGYSGPLVSAILWAGANTVYFLVSPGAAMAVLFFGGMLIFPLSAVILRLTSGSAMLPKGHPSTALAMQSAFTVPLGLLIAIALGSYEPILFFPASLIIVGAHYLVFMSLYGMRVFAVLAAALLLVGTVGIFVVPEIGAISGWIGAIVFAAFAPVLYRTGVARQV; this is encoded by the coding sequence GTGGATGAGGTGGAGTCGCCAGAACTGATGAGCATCGCAGGCGCCCAAGCGGACGTGCGCCGCATCTTTCGCGGCGGCTATAGCGGTCCGCTCGTCTCCGCAATCCTGTGGGCGGGGGCGAACACGGTTTACTTTCTTGTGTCGCCTGGAGCGGCAATGGCCGTCCTCTTCTTCGGGGGCATGCTGATATTTCCGCTGTCCGCGGTGATCCTCAGGCTCACCTCGGGGTCCGCGATGCTGCCGAAAGGACATCCGTCGACGGCCTTGGCCATGCAATCGGCCTTCACGGTTCCCCTGGGACTTCTCATCGCCATAGCGCTCGGGTCCTACGAGCCCATCCTGTTCTTTCCCGCGTCGCTGATCATCGTGGGCGCGCACTACCTGGTCTTCATGTCCCTGTACGGAATGAGGGTTTTCGCGGTTCTGGCCGCGGCACTCCTGCTGGTCGGAACCGTGGGTATCTTCGTTGTCCCCGAAATCGGCGCGATCAGCGGTTGGATCGGTGCGATCGTTTTCGCGGCCTTCGCTCCCGTGCTGTATCGCACCGGGGTGGCGCGACAGGTGTAG